Proteins encoded together in one Hevea brasiliensis isolate MT/VB/25A 57/8 chromosome 16, ASM3005281v1, whole genome shotgun sequence window:
- the LOC110643826 gene encoding uncharacterized protein LOC110643826 isoform X2 translates to MEFAYRLIGTAMRATNNNTVINVCLVGSFVEQCVPSVNQQKDIEALEAEKGSLIKSNKAMKKIMWNWKQKLSVEADSDAALVPLARLKTIYGEGIL, encoded by the exons ATGGAGTTCGCATACAGATTGATTGGCACAGCAATGAGAGCGACCAACAACAACACAGTGATAAACGTATGCCTCGTAGGATCTTTTGTGGAGCAATGCGTGCCATCCGTTAACCAGCAAAAGGACATAGAAGCTTTGGAGGCTGAGAAAGGCTCTCTCATAAAATCAAACAAAGCCATGAAAAAGATTATGTGGAATTGGAAGCAAAAGCTCTCCGTTGAAGCTGACTCCGACGCCGCCTTGGTCCCTCTTGCCAGACTCAAGACCATCTACGGCGAG GGGATACTGTGA
- the LOC110643823 gene encoding UDP-galactose transporter 1 yields the protein MEESVLCQWTVFRSLLAILQWWGFNVTVIIMNKWIFQKLDFKFPLSVSCVHFICSSIGAYIVIRVLKLKPLIVVDPEDRWRRIFPMSFVFCINIVLGNVSLRYIPVSFMQTIKSFTPATTVVLQWLVWRKYFDWRIWASLVPIVGGILLTSVTELSFNMFGFCAALFGCLATSTKTILAESLLHGYKFDSINTVYYMAPFATMILGVPAMLLEGNGVLDWFYTHQSVWSSVIIIFSSGVLAFFLNFSIFYVIHSTTAVTFNVAGNLKVAVAVMVSWLIFRNPISALNAVGCGITLVGCTFYGYVRHMLSQQPPPPGTPRTPRTPRNRMELLPLVNEKLDDKV from the exons ATGGAGGAGAGTGTTTTGTGTCAGTGGACCGTGTTCAGATCTCTGCTCGCAATTCTTCAGTGGTGGGGATTCAATGTTACTGTTATTATCATGAACAAGTGGATCTTCCAG AAATTGGATTTCAAGTTTCCACTCTCAGTATCTTGTGTTCACTTCATATGCTCATCCATTGGAGCATATATTGTGATCAGGGTGCTGAAGCTCAAACCACTAATAGTGGTTGACCCTGAAGATCGCTGGCGAAGGATATTTCCTATGTCATTTGTATTCTGTATCAACATAGTTTTGGGGAATGTGAGCTTACGTTACATTCCAGTTTCATTTATGCAAACAATCAAGTCGTTTACTCCTGCAACCACAG TTGTTTTGCAGTGGTTGGTTTGGAGAAAATACTTTGATTGGAGAATTTGGGCTTCTTTAGTACCTATCGTTGGAGGAATACTCCTCACTTCTGTCACTGAGCTTAGCTTTAACATGTTTGGATTTTGTGCTGCCTTATTTGGATGTTTGGCCACTTCAACAAAGACGATCCTTGCCGAATCTCTGCTGCATGGATACAAATTTGACAG CATTAACACAGTGTACTACATGGCGCCATTTGCAACCATGATCCTGGGAGTACCAGCAATGCTACTTGAAGGCAATGGGGTTTTAGATTGGTTTTATACTCACCAATCTGTCTGGTCTTCCGTTATCATCATTTTCAGCTCTGGAGTGCTGGCCTTCTTTCTTAACTTCTCCATCTTCTATGTGATTCATTCCACAACTGCAGTCACATTCAATGTTGCTGGAAACCTCAAG GTTGCAGTTGCTGTCATGGTTTCATGGTTGATTTTCCGGAATCCAATTTCAGCTTTGAATGCTGTTGGATGTGGTATCACACTTGTGGGATGTACATTCTACGGGTATGTAAGGCACATGCTCTCCCAACAGCCACCACCACCAGGAACACCGAGAACACCCCGGACTCCGAGGAATCGGATGGAATTGCTTCCCCTTGTAAATGAGAAATTAGATGATAAAGTCTAA
- the LOC110643826 gene encoding uncharacterized protein LOC110643826 isoform X1: MEFAYRLIGTAMRATNNNTVINVCLVGSFVEQCVPSVNQQKDIEALEAEKGSLIKSNKAMKKIMWNWKQKLSVEADSDAALVPLARLKTIYGEVPTPLIGDTVKEDAKSPASKLVI, from the exons ATGGAGTTCGCATACAGATTGATTGGCACAGCAATGAGAGCGACCAACAACAACACAGTGATAAACGTATGCCTCGTAGGATCTTTTGTGGAGCAATGCGTGCCATCCGTTAACCAGCAAAAGGACATAGAAGCTTTGGAGGCTGAGAAAGGCTCTCTCATAAAATCAAACAAAGCCATGAAAAAGATTATGTGGAATTGGAAGCAAAAGCTCTCCGTTGAAGCTGACTCCGACGCCGCCTTGGTCCCTCTTGCCAGACTCAAGACCATCTACGGCGAGGTACCAACGCCTTTAATCG GGGATACTGTGAAAGAAGATGCAAAATCACCCGCCTCTAAACTTGTAATTTAA
- the LOC110643814 gene encoding uncharacterized protein LOC110643814, which yields MKVQEFLNLKQGDRTVAEYARDFSRLSHYTGSLLTTLERIEVEGTAKKGSKEKEKGGKIIGQAPDSGLGKRKHFERSSSRKSGRGRSSRQRLPRPSQQTSRGTTPVRTYETCGKVHGGVCYKAIGACYNCGGTIHFARDCVSARKATPPTTVEGSVQSSTSRGSQTVSKGRGIGRGSTFGSQTTVNQPEQSGAPARVYTMW from the exons ATGAAAGTACAAGAATTTCTaaatttgaagcaaggggatagaactgtagcagagtatgcgAGGGACTTTTCCAGATTAAGTCACTATACAGGAAGTTTGCTTACCACT CTGGAAAGAATTGAAGTGGAAGGGACAGCTAAAAAGGGatcaaaagagaaagagaaaggtgGAAAGATTATTGGTCAAGCTCCGGATAGTGGATTAGGAAAGAGGAAACATTTTGAGAGATCCAGTTCTCGCAAGTCTGGTAGAGGTAGATCCTCAAGACAGAGACTGCCTCGACCTAGCCAGCAGACATCCAGAGGAACAACCCCAGTCCGTACTTATGAAACATGTGGAAAAGTACATGGAGGggtctgttacaaggctattggagcctgttataattgtggtGGAACTATCCATTTTGCTAGAGACTGTGTGAGTGCTCGCAAAGCTACACCACCTACTACAGTTGAAGGCTCAGTTCAGAGTTCTACCTCCAGAGGTTCTCAGACAGTTAGTAAAGGCCGAGGAATAGGCAGGGGCAGTACTTTTGGCAGTCAGACCACAGTCAACCAGCCTGAACAGAGTGGTGCACCGGCTAGGGTATACACCATGTGGTAG